One genomic region from Pseudoduganella dura encodes:
- a CDS encoding xanthine dehydrogenase family protein molybdopterin-binding subunit — protein MNGDMIGAGLPRIEGPLKVSGHARYTADHHFPDMLVAVPVCATIAVGTVRHIDCGAARGMPGVHAIHTKDTIGRIARLPEKSRLQLDEKVPPLQDDEVRYYGQFVALVLADTFEQARDAARAVRVEYAAGPPDVRMDMTPDDAPEVVTERGDPEGAFAQAPVRLDETYRTPIETHNPMELHATVARWEGDRLTVYETTQAVVNHRGVLAAMLQVPEEHVRVVATYLGGGFGGKLWPWTHSLLAAQAARVAGRPVKLVVTRAMMFRNVGHRTNTQQRIRLAALDDGRLLSLRQDFIHHDSRAGVSEESCGEATGYIYSAPNLRVTGAACRRDFGVNTAMRGPGVVPGMYAVESAMNELADRLEMDPVALRLLNDTARDESKDVPFSSRHLKECLELGAEKFGWARRDPGIGAMRDGDTILGWGMASATWPGMRGKAQVSVGFHDDGKVRVRSATQDIGTGTYTVLAQMAAHETGVDVARIEVEIGDTDLPPGPVSGGSMATASLVPAVIMAARHAIRQLLDVAGRAAEGGEASFDAGRVMPGGLAFEDVLRRAGVERVEGQGVSKGSSTDANAKALSIRSFGAHFVEVAWQPAIARLAVRRVVSVIDGGRIVNARTARNQIEGAVHMGVGMALFEQTHYDSRHGAPVNGNLADYIVVTHADAPEVDVTFLDYPDTALNEYGARGVGEIGLVGVAPAITAAVYHATGRRVRSLPVTIEDLLG, from the coding sequence ATGAACGGCGACATGATCGGCGCCGGCCTGCCGCGCATCGAAGGGCCGTTGAAGGTCAGCGGCCACGCCCGCTACACGGCCGATCACCATTTCCCGGACATGCTGGTGGCCGTTCCCGTGTGTGCCACCATCGCCGTCGGGACGGTGCGCCACATCGACTGCGGCGCCGCCCGGGGCATGCCCGGCGTGCACGCCATCCACACGAAGGACACGATCGGCCGCATCGCCCGCCTGCCGGAAAAAAGCAGGCTGCAGCTCGACGAGAAGGTGCCGCCGCTGCAGGACGACGAGGTGCGCTATTACGGCCAGTTCGTGGCGCTGGTGCTGGCCGATACGTTCGAGCAGGCGCGCGACGCGGCGCGCGCGGTGCGCGTGGAATACGCCGCCGGGCCGCCGGACGTGCGCATGGACATGACGCCGGACGACGCGCCCGAAGTGGTCACCGAACGCGGCGATCCCGAAGGCGCGTTCGCGCAGGCCCCGGTGCGGCTCGACGAAACCTACCGGACGCCGATCGAAACGCATAACCCGATGGAGCTGCATGCCACCGTGGCGCGCTGGGAAGGCGATCGGCTCACCGTGTACGAGACCACGCAGGCGGTGGTCAACCACCGCGGCGTGCTGGCCGCGATGCTGCAGGTGCCGGAAGAGCACGTGCGCGTCGTCGCCACGTACCTGGGCGGTGGCTTCGGCGGCAAGCTGTGGCCGTGGACGCATTCGCTGCTGGCTGCGCAGGCGGCCCGGGTGGCCGGGCGCCCCGTCAAGCTGGTGGTGACCCGTGCGATGATGTTCCGCAATGTCGGGCACCGTACCAACACGCAGCAGCGCATCCGGCTGGCCGCCCTCGATGACGGGCGGCTGCTGTCGCTGCGGCAGGATTTCATCCACCACGACTCGCGCGCCGGCGTTTCGGAGGAATCGTGCGGCGAGGCGACCGGCTACATCTACAGTGCGCCGAACCTGCGGGTGACGGGCGCGGCTTGCCGCCGCGACTTCGGCGTCAACACGGCGATGCGCGGGCCGGGCGTGGTGCCGGGCATGTATGCGGTCGAGTCGGCGATGAACGAGCTGGCCGACCGGCTTGAAATGGACCCGGTGGCGCTGCGGCTGCTGAACGACACCGCGCGCGACGAATCGAAGGACGTGCCGTTCTCGTCGCGCCACCTGAAGGAGTGCCTGGAGCTGGGCGCCGAAAAGTTCGGCTGGGCGCGCCGCGATCCCGGCATCGGCGCGATGCGCGACGGCGACACGATCCTCGGCTGGGGCATGGCCAGCGCCACCTGGCCCGGCATGCGCGGCAAGGCCCAGGTGTCGGTCGGCTTCCATGACGACGGCAAGGTGCGCGTGCGGTCGGCCACGCAGGATATCGGCACCGGTACGTACACGGTGCTGGCGCAGATGGCTGCCCATGAAACAGGTGTCGACGTGGCGCGCATCGAGGTGGAAATCGGCGACACCGACCTGCCGCCGGGGCCCGTTTCCGGCGGCTCGATGGCCACGGCATCGCTGGTGCCGGCGGTGATCATGGCGGCGCGGCACGCGATCCGGCAGTTGCTGGACGTGGCGGGCCGCGCGGCGGAAGGCGGCGAAGCTTCTTTCGACGCAGGGCGCGTGATGCCCGGCGGCCTCGCGTTCGAGGATGTGCTGCGGCGTGCCGGCGTGGAGCGGGTCGAGGGGCAGGGCGTGTCGAAGGGCAGTTCGACCGACGCGAACGCGAAGGCGCTGTCGATCCGCTCGTTCGGCGCCCATTTCGTCGAGGTGGCGTGGCAGCCGGCGATTGCCCGGCTGGCGGTGCGGCGCGTGGTCTCCGTGATCGACGGTGGCAGGATCGTCAACGCCCGCACGGCACGCAACCAGATCGAGGGCGCGGTGCACATGGGCGTGGGCATGGCGCTGTTCGAGCAGACCCATTACGACTCGCGCCACGGCGCGCCCGTGAACGGCAACCTGGCCGACTATATCGTCGTCACGCATGCCGATGCACCGGAAGTCGATGTGACGTTCCTGGATTATCCGGATACGGCGCTGAACGAGTACGGCGCGCGGGGCGTGGGAGAGATCGGGCTGGTGGGGGTGGCGCCGGCCATTACCGCCGCCGTGTACCACGCCACCGGCAGGCGGGTGCGGTCGCTGCCGGTGACGATCGAGGATCTGCTCGGTTAG
- a CDS encoding pyridoxal-phosphate dependent enzyme gives MPSTLERSPVAALYGLIGNTPLVEVTRLDTGPCQLFLKLESQNPGGSIKDRIALSMIEAAERDGRLRPGGTIIEATAGNTGLGLALVGRIKNYRVVLVVPDKMATEKVLHLKALGAEIHITRSDVGKGHPEYYQDMAARIAADIPGAFYADQFNNPANPLAHETTTGPEIWQQAGQQLDAIVVGVGSSGTLTGLSRYFARANPQLEFVLADPKGSILTEFLRTARVPPTSGSWAVEGIGEDFVPSIADFSRVKHAYTITDRESFDSARELVRAEGIIGGSSTGTLLAAALKYCREQTAPKRVATFVCDTGTRYLSKMYNDGWMFDQGLIERAPTGDLRDLIGRRYDAGEVVSVAPSDTLLVAFNRMRAADLAQLPVIENGTLAGIIDESDLLLKLSDHAQEFAGRVGDTMTTRLETLHPGDSVQSLRGTLDRGLTAVVADDRQFYGMITRYDLLNHLRRTLS, from the coding sequence ATGCCAAGCACGCTGGAACGCTCTCCCGTGGCCGCGCTGTATGGCCTGATCGGCAACACCCCGCTGGTCGAAGTGACCCGCCTCGATACCGGCCCTTGCCAGCTGTTCCTGAAACTCGAATCCCAGAACCCGGGCGGCTCGATCAAGGACCGCATCGCGCTGTCGATGATCGAGGCCGCCGAGCGCGATGGCCGGCTGCGGCCGGGCGGCACGATCATCGAAGCCACCGCCGGCAATACGGGCCTCGGCCTCGCGCTCGTCGGCCGCATCAAGAACTACCGGGTAGTGCTGGTGGTGCCGGACAAGATGGCCACCGAAAAGGTATTGCACCTGAAAGCCCTGGGCGCCGAGATCCACATCACCCGCTCCGATGTCGGCAAGGGCCACCCCGAGTATTACCAGGACATGGCCGCCCGCATCGCCGCCGACATCCCCGGCGCGTTCTATGCCGACCAGTTCAACAATCCCGCCAATCCGCTGGCGCACGAAACCACCACCGGCCCGGAAATCTGGCAGCAGGCGGGCCAGCAGCTCGATGCGATCGTGGTGGGCGTGGGGTCGTCGGGCACGCTGACCGGCCTGTCGCGGTATTTCGCCAGGGCCAATCCGCAGCTGGAATTCGTGCTGGCCGACCCGAAAGGCTCGATCCTCACCGAGTTCCTGCGCACCGCCAGGGTGCCGCCGACCAGCGGCTCGTGGGCGGTGGAAGGCATCGGCGAGGATTTCGTGCCGTCGATCGCCGACTTTTCGCGCGTGAAGCACGCGTACACGATCACCGACCGGGAAAGCTTCGACAGCGCGCGCGAACTGGTGCGGGCCGAAGGCATCATCGGCGGCTCGTCGACCGGCACGCTGCTGGCCGCGGCCCTGAAATACTGCCGCGAGCAGACGGCGCCGAAACGCGTGGCGACCTTCGTCTGCGACACGGGGACCCGCTACCTGTCGAAAATGTACAACGACGGCTGGATGTTCGACCAGGGCCTGATCGAACGGGCGCCCACCGGCGATTTGCGCGACCTGATCGGCCGCCGCTACGATGCCGGCGAGGTGGTCAGCGTGGCGCCGTCGGACACGCTGCTGGTGGCGTTCAACCGCATGCGCGCGGCCGACCTGGCGCAGCTCCCCGTGATCGAGAACGGCACCCTGGCGGGCATCATCGACGAGTCGGATCTGCTGCTGAAGCTGAGCGATCACGCGCAGGAATTCGCCGGCCGGGTGGGCGACACGATGACGACCCGGCTGGAAACGCTGCACCCCGGCGACAGCGTGCAATCGCTGCGCGGCACGCTCGACCGCGGCCTGACCGCCGTGGTGGCCGACGACCGCCAGTTCTACGGCATGATCACCCGCTACGACCTTCTCAACCACCTGCGCAGGACGCTATCGTGA
- a CDS encoding carboxy terminal-processing peptidase gives MKKQMLLAAISLAILSAYGHAAPADKAATEQLKPAAQQTQAALWASRVLSRYHYKAQPLDDAMSEKIYDRYFKSLDAEKLFFVQADLDKYAGAKARLDDAIVGENLQMPFDIYNLYQQRFNERIAYARELLKTKPDFTLDESYQYDREKAEWTRSEAEVKELWRKRVKNDWLRLKLAGKDDKAIRETLDKRYENYLGRSRKLNSEDVFQIFMNAYAMSIEPHTNYLGPRASDNFDIQMRLSLEGIGAVLQTRDEYTVIREIVTGSPAGMSGKLKVGDRIVGVAQGDNGAITDVLGWRIDDVVQQIRGPKDSKVRLQVLPGDAGPDAKPVMIALTRKKISMEEQSAKKTIMEVKDGTVKRRIGVISLPTFYQDFEARRRGDKDYKSATRDVARLLAELKKDKVDNVLIDLRNNGGGSLTEAVELTGLFIDKGPVVQQRSAEGRVEVENDTLPGLAWDGPIGVLINRGSASASEIFAAAVQDYGRGIVIGEPSFGKGTVQTLISLDRFAQDKDKARLGELKMTVAQFFRINGGTTQLRGVTPDIKLPQLSDAENFGESSYDNALPYTVIKPAVYIPAGEVKDIVPLLTKKHEARVAKDKDFQFLVDDVNYVKKQRKENLISLNEKDRRKERDEQEARAKQRDARLAAAPSADDPILVPDPTAKNAITPKPAGAKQAKQAAASMKGVSRTDDGLQGDERSLAAELEAEKAAKNAKDVLLLEAVHIMSDEVSLLKTDTRLASRVLPYAER, from the coding sequence ATGAAGAAGCAAATGCTGCTGGCCGCGATATCGCTGGCTATCCTGTCCGCCTACGGTCACGCCGCCCCCGCCGACAAGGCCGCCACCGAGCAGTTGAAGCCGGCTGCCCAGCAGACGCAGGCTGCGCTGTGGGCGTCGCGCGTGCTGTCGCGCTATCACTACAAGGCGCAGCCGCTCGACGATGCGATGTCGGAAAAGATCTACGACCGCTACTTCAAGTCGCTGGATGCGGAAAAGCTGTTCTTCGTGCAGGCCGACCTGGATAAATACGCCGGTGCCAAGGCCCGGCTCGACGATGCGATCGTCGGCGAAAACCTGCAGATGCCGTTCGACATCTACAATCTCTACCAGCAGCGTTTCAACGAGCGCATCGCCTATGCCCGCGAGCTGCTGAAGACCAAGCCCGATTTCACGCTGGACGAAAGCTACCAGTACGATCGCGAAAAGGCCGAATGGACCAGGAGCGAGGCGGAAGTGAAGGAGTTGTGGCGCAAGCGTGTCAAGAACGACTGGCTGCGCCTGAAACTGGCCGGCAAGGACGACAAGGCGATCCGCGAGACGCTGGACAAGCGCTACGAGAACTACCTGGGCCGCTCGCGCAAGCTCAACAGCGAGGATGTGTTCCAGATCTTCATGAACGCGTATGCGATGTCGATCGAGCCGCACACCAATTACCTGGGCCCGCGCGCTTCCGACAATTTCGATATCCAGATGCGCCTGTCGCTGGAAGGCATCGGCGCGGTGCTGCAGACGCGTGACGAATACACGGTGATCCGCGAGATCGTCACCGGCAGCCCGGCCGGCATGTCCGGCAAGCTGAAGGTGGGCGACCGGATCGTCGGCGTGGCGCAGGGCGACAATGGCGCGATCACCGATGTGCTGGGCTGGCGCATCGACGACGTGGTGCAGCAGATCCGCGGGCCGAAGGATTCCAAGGTGCGCCTGCAGGTGCTGCCCGGCGATGCCGGCCCGGATGCCAAGCCGGTCATGATCGCGCTCACACGCAAGAAGATCAGCATGGAAGAGCAGTCGGCCAAGAAAACGATCATGGAAGTGAAGGATGGCACGGTAAAACGCCGCATCGGCGTGATCTCGCTGCCCACCTTCTACCAGGACTTCGAGGCGCGCCGCCGCGGCGACAAGGATTACAAGAGCGCTACGCGCGACGTGGCCCGCCTGCTGGCCGAACTGAAGAAGGACAAGGTCGACAACGTGCTGATCGACCTGCGCAACAACGGCGGCGGTTCGCTGACCGAGGCGGTCGAACTGACGGGCTTGTTCATCGACAAGGGCCCGGTGGTGCAGCAGCGCAGCGCCGAAGGCCGTGTCGAGGTGGAGAACGATACCCTGCCGGGCCTGGCCTGGGACGGTCCGATCGGCGTGCTGATCAACCGTGGGTCGGCGTCGGCGTCCGAGATCTTCGCCGCCGCCGTGCAGGATTACGGCCGCGGCATCGTCATCGGCGAACCGAGCTTCGGCAAGGGCACGGTGCAGACGCTGATCAGCCTGGACCGCTTCGCGCAGGACAAGGACAAGGCCCGCCTCGGCGAGCTGAAGATGACGGTGGCGCAATTCTTCCGCATCAACGGCGGCACCACGCAACTGCGCGGCGTCACGCCGGACATCAAGCTGCCGCAGCTGTCCGATGCCGAGAACTTCGGCGAGTCGAGCTACGACAACGCGCTGCCGTACACGGTGATCAAGCCTGCCGTCTACATCCCGGCCGGCGAAGTAAAGGATATCGTGCCGCTGCTGACGAAGAAGCACGAGGCGCGGGTGGCGAAGGACAAGGACTTCCAGTTCCTGGTGGACGACGTCAACTACGTGAAAAAGCAGCGCAAGGAAAACCTGATCTCGCTGAACGAGAAGGACCGTCGCAAGGAGCGCGACGAGCAGGAAGCGCGTGCCAAGCAGCGCGACGCCCGGCTGGCCGCCGCGCCGTCCGCGGACGATCCGATCCTGGTCCCCGACCCGACGGCCAAGAATGCGATCACGCCCAAGCCGGCCGGCGCCAAGCAGGCCAAGCAGGCCGCCGCCTCGATGAAGGGCGTCAGCCGCACCGACGATGGCCTGCAGGGCGACGAACGGTCGCTGGCGGCCGAACTGGAAGCGGAAAAGGCCGCCAAGAACGCCAAGGATGTGCTGCTGCTCGAAGCGGTGCACATCATGTCGGATGAAGTGAGCCTGCTGAAAACCGACACCCGTCTTGCATCGCGCGTGCTGCCGTACGCCGAACGTTGA
- a CDS encoding thymidine kinase, with product MAKLYFRYSAMNAGKSTAMLQVAHNYEEQGQAVRLFTAAIDDRFGVGRITSRLGLQREVDTYDAATNFLTIDRAACVLVDEAQFLTVQQVQQLHQLAQVKGVPVICYGLRTDFRGEPFPGSVYLLALADSIEELKNICTCGKKATMNIRVDEHGNRIREGAQISIGGNERYRQACGRCFYSAGH from the coding sequence GTGGCAAAACTTTATTTCCGGTACTCCGCAATGAACGCGGGCAAATCGACAGCGATGTTGCAGGTCGCGCATAACTACGAAGAGCAGGGCCAGGCCGTGCGGCTGTTCACGGCGGCGATCGACGACCGTTTCGGCGTGGGCAGGATCACGTCCCGCCTCGGCTTGCAGCGCGAAGTGGACACCTATGACGCGGCCACCAATTTCCTCACCATCGACCGGGCCGCCTGCGTGCTCGTCGACGAGGCGCAGTTCCTCACCGTGCAGCAGGTGCAGCAGCTGCACCAGCTGGCACAGGTGAAGGGCGTTCCGGTGATCTGCTACGGCCTGCGGACCGATTTCCGCGGCGAGCCGTTCCCCGGCTCGGTCTACCTGCTGGCGCTGGCCGATTCGATCGAGGAACTGAAGAACATCTGCACGTGCGGCAAGAAGGCGACGATGAACATCCGGGTCGACGAACATGGCAACCGCATCCGCGAGGGTGCGCAGATATCCATCGGCGGCAACGAGCGTTACCGGCAGGCGTGCGGGCGGTGTTTTTATTCGGCCGGCCATTGA
- a CDS encoding FAD binding domain-containing protein, producing the protein MRQFELRRASSIEDAVLLGASSPTAQQGAAVRYLAGGTTLLDLMKLDIEHPAHVVQIGHLGLDRIEAAPDGGLSIGATVRNSDLAHDERVRHGYAVLSEALLSGASGQLRNMATTAGNLLQRTRCVYFRDTAMACNKREPGSGCDAMDGFNRNLALLGTSEHCIASNPSDMNVALVVLDARIHIAGLHGGRQVTIANFHLLPRDTPHIETPLVPGDLVTHVTLPPLAEGTRTGYLKLRDRASYEFALASCAVLLRVSGGIVEQVRIGLGGVATRPWRAVVSEHMLAGQPLTLANVEAAAAAALRDARPREGNAFKIELARRCIVQAIRNVAGEALQ; encoded by the coding sequence ATGAGGCAGTTCGAATTGCGCCGCGCGTCGAGCATCGAGGATGCGGTGCTGCTGGGCGCCTCGTCGCCGACCGCGCAGCAGGGCGCCGCCGTGCGCTACCTGGCCGGCGGCACGACCCTGCTGGACCTGATGAAGCTCGATATCGAACATCCCGCCCACGTGGTGCAGATCGGGCACCTGGGGCTGGACCGCATCGAGGCGGCGCCCGACGGCGGCCTGTCGATCGGCGCCACCGTGCGCAACAGCGACCTGGCGCACGACGAACGGGTGCGGCACGGCTATGCCGTACTGTCCGAAGCGCTGCTGTCCGGCGCTTCCGGCCAGTTGCGCAACATGGCGACGACGGCCGGCAACCTCCTGCAGCGCACCCGCTGCGTGTATTTCCGCGACACGGCGATGGCATGCAACAAGCGCGAGCCGGGGAGTGGCTGCGATGCGATGGACGGCTTCAACCGCAACCTCGCGCTGCTCGGCACCAGCGAGCACTGTATCGCCAGCAATCCGTCGGACATGAACGTGGCCCTGGTCGTGCTCGATGCCCGCATCCACATCGCCGGACTGCATGGCGGGCGGCAGGTCACGATCGCCAACTTCCACCTGCTGCCGCGCGATACGCCGCACATCGAGACGCCGCTCGTACCGGGCGACCTGGTCACGCACGTGACATTGCCGCCGCTGGCCGAAGGCACCCGCACGGGCTACCTGAAGCTGCGCGACCGCGCATCGTACGAATTCGCGCTGGCCTCGTGCGCCGTGTTGCTGCGGGTGAGCGGGGGCATCGTCGAGCAGGTCCGCATCGGCCTCGGCGGCGTGGCCACGCGGCCATGGCGCGCGGTCGTCTCCGAGCACATGCTGGCGGGCCAGCCGCTGACGCTGGCGAACGTCGAAGCCGCGGCCGCGGCCGCCCTGCGCGACGCCAGGCCGCGCGAAGGCAATGCCTTCAAGATCGAGCTGGCGCGGCGCTGCATTGTGCAGGCGATCAGGAACGTGGCCGGGGAGGCGCTGCAATGA
- a CDS encoding C2 family cysteine protease encodes MQTDQKADHPSVTAATGPASTEPPKGAAAPGCAINPYALAEVMSGRRIDWRRVDDKPALLEQILDMPYAELFDPQFGGPLYIGGAMQEDGSMKAQRSPLLDVERPPAHDDLENPPVGELGGLVTLKAVATALNLNTLDELGVRCIDWSTISKLHLTLDVPPAVRILRMARNYVPALVRVISHDPALERGNSQDWTPPGGSWQDAGRFFNETAELFDPVQGAVANCYYIAALSAVAWSQPYRIAHQTRATGLGQNEFFDRVTFHKPDGQGLDREIEVSETVPRTGSGGFIYARSSEDGEAWPAIYEKAFAKLKTGTTTDHPDITSTGWGDCVWATAQLTGGNRAYFDTASRTAEQLWTILRSNCLSYRTFRPMTAWTYSSGAASPDHVDYSDANVVGSHCYTVLGWAYRNCRRYILLRNPWGNTEATVGSLDATVHAYDVSWWRPITLRDTDGIFAMEINTFKKYFAGFGVVS; translated from the coding sequence ATGCAAACCGACCAGAAAGCAGATCATCCGTCCGTGACGGCCGCCACAGGCCCCGCATCGACCGAGCCGCCCAAGGGGGCGGCGGCCCCTGGCTGCGCCATCAACCCGTACGCGCTCGCCGAAGTCATGTCGGGCCGGCGCATCGACTGGCGCCGGGTCGACGACAAGCCCGCCCTGCTGGAGCAGATCCTCGACATGCCTTACGCGGAACTGTTCGATCCGCAATTCGGCGGCCCGCTCTACATCGGCGGAGCAATGCAGGAAGACGGCAGCATGAAGGCGCAGCGTTCGCCGCTGCTGGACGTGGAGCGCCCGCCCGCCCACGACGACCTGGAAAACCCGCCGGTCGGCGAGCTCGGCGGGCTCGTCACGCTGAAGGCGGTCGCCACGGCGCTCAACCTGAATACGCTGGACGAACTCGGCGTTCGCTGCATCGACTGGAGCACCATCAGCAAACTGCATCTCACGCTGGACGTGCCGCCGGCGGTGCGCATCCTGCGCATGGCGCGCAACTATGTTCCCGCCCTGGTGCGCGTGATCAGCCACGATCCCGCGCTGGAACGGGGCAATTCGCAGGACTGGACACCGCCGGGCGGCAGCTGGCAGGACGCCGGGCGCTTCTTCAACGAGACTGCGGAGCTGTTCGATCCGGTGCAGGGCGCGGTGGCCAACTGCTACTACATCGCGGCCCTGTCGGCCGTCGCCTGGTCGCAGCCCTACCGGATCGCGCACCAGACGCGCGCCACGGGCCTCGGGCAGAACGAGTTCTTCGACCGCGTTACCTTCCACAAGCCCGACGGACAGGGCCTGGACCGCGAGATCGAAGTGAGCGAAACCGTGCCCAGGACGGGTTCGGGCGGCTTCATCTATGCCCGCTCCAGCGAGGATGGCGAAGCGTGGCCGGCAATCTACGAAAAGGCGTTCGCAAAGCTCAAGACGGGAACCACCACGGACCACCCGGACATCACCTCCACGGGTTGGGGAGATTGCGTGTGGGCAACCGCACAGCTGACGGGCGGCAACCGGGCGTACTTCGACACGGCGAGCCGGACGGCCGAACAGCTATGGACCATTTTGCGCAGCAACTGCCTCAGCTACCGCACGTTCCGGCCGATGACCGCCTGGACCTACAGTTCCGGCGCGGCCTCGCCCGACCATGTGGACTACAGCGACGCCAACGTCGTCGGGTCGCACTGCTACACGGTGCTGGGCTGGGCCTACCGGAACTGCCGGCGCTACATCCTGCTGCGCAACCCCTGGGGCAACACCGAAGCCACCGTCGGTTCGCTCGACGCCACCGTCCACGCCTACGACGTGAGCTGGTGGCGGCCGATCACGCTGCGCGACACGGACGGGATATTTGCGATGGAAATCAATACGTTCAAGAAGTACTTCGCGGGCTTCGGTGTGGTGAGCTGA
- a CDS encoding (2Fe-2S)-binding protein, with product MQAVRPAVAIGPAIVVNGVEQAMDVDVRTTLLDYLRDHLHLTGTKLGCDHGQCGACTVHVNGRRINACLALAMAHQGDEVTTIEGLGAPERLHPMQAAFVQHDGYQCGYCTAGQIMSAVALLDEPCGGDDAAVRECMSGNLCRCGAYANIVAAIQQVRGEAGK from the coding sequence ATGCAAGCAGTCAGGCCGGCGGTGGCGATCGGGCCCGCCATCGTCGTCAACGGCGTCGAGCAGGCGATGGACGTGGACGTGCGCACCACGCTGCTCGACTACCTGCGCGATCACCTGCACCTCACCGGCACCAAGTTGGGCTGCGATCACGGCCAGTGCGGCGCCTGCACGGTACATGTCAACGGCCGCCGCATCAATGCCTGCCTGGCGCTGGCGATGGCCCACCAGGGCGACGAGGTGACCACCATCGAGGGCCTCGGCGCGCCGGAGCGGCTGCACCCGATGCAGGCCGCGTTCGTGCAGCACGACGGCTACCAGTGCGGCTACTGCACGGCGGGGCAGATCATGTCCGCCGTGGCGCTGCTCGACGAACCATGCGGCGGGGACGATGCCGCCGTGCGCGAATGCATGAGCGGCAACCTGTGCCGTTGTGGCGCCTACGCCAATATCGTGGCGGCGATCCAGCAGGTGCGCGGGGAGGCCGGCAAATGA
- a CDS encoding catalase, which yields MSSKPTSTETGGERPVLTTRQGHPVRDNQALRSVGERGPATLENYQFIEKITHFDRERIPERVVHARGTGAHGYFEAYGTIGSEPASKYTCARVLNETGVQTPVFVRFSSVIGSKDSPETARDPRGFAVKLKTLDGNWDLVGNNLKIFFIRDAIKFPDMIHAFKPDPVTNRQEPWRFYDFVSNSPEALHMVTWVKSPWGIPANYREMEGSGVNTYKLVNDQGVAHLVKFHWQPKQGVRNLTAAQAAEIQAHDTGHATKDLYEAIERGDYPEWEFAVQVMSDDDHPELDFDPLDDTKRWPEDQFPLLPVGRMVLNRNPDNVFAETEQSAFGTGVLVDGIDFSDDKMLQGRTLSYSDTQRYRVGPNYLQLPVNAPQEGARARTNQRDGQMAYAVDDGGTNKHINYEPSSLGGLQEAPKPAREYRQWVEGHLGRYQTSRTLDDYRQAGERWRTFEEWERDELVKNLGDDLRQCPEVIALRMVWHFWHCDETYGRRVAEAAGIDLEKARALQPLPGKPAPKQHRAVPAYTDGTPEGTARQSEPATAK from the coding sequence ATGAGCAGCAAGCCCACTTCCACGGAAACCGGCGGCGAACGCCCCGTTCTCACGACCCGCCAGGGCCACCCCGTGCGCGACAACCAGGCGTTGCGCTCGGTCGGCGAACGCGGCCCCGCCACGCTGGAGAACTACCAGTTCATCGAGAAGATCACCCACTTCGACCGCGAGCGGATTCCGGAGCGCGTGGTGCATGCGCGCGGCACCGGCGCACACGGCTATTTCGAAGCCTACGGCACGATCGGCAGCGAACCGGCGTCGAAATACACCTGCGCGCGCGTGCTGAACGAAACCGGTGTGCAGACCCCCGTGTTCGTGCGCTTCTCCAGCGTGATCGGCAGCAAGGATTCGCCGGAAACGGCGCGCGACCCGCGCGGCTTCGCAGTCAAGCTGAAAACGCTGGATGGCAACTGGGACCTGGTCGGCAACAACCTGAAGATCTTCTTCATCCGCGACGCGATCAAGTTTCCCGACATGATCCACGCGTTCAAGCCCGACCCGGTGACGAATCGCCAGGAGCCATGGCGGTTCTACGATTTCGTGTCGAATTCCCCGGAAGCGCTGCACATGGTCACCTGGGTCAAGAGCCCGTGGGGCATTCCGGCCAACTACCGTGAAATGGAAGGCTCGGGCGTCAACACCTACAAGCTGGTGAACGACCAGGGCGTGGCGCACCTGGTGAAGTTCCACTGGCAGCCGAAACAGGGCGTGCGCAACCTGACCGCGGCGCAGGCCGCCGAGATCCAGGCGCACGACACGGGCCACGCCACGAAGGACCTGTACGAGGCGATCGAGCGCGGCGATTATCCGGAATGGGAATTCGCCGTGCAGGTCATGAGCGACGACGACCATCCCGAACTCGATTTCGACCCGCTGGACGACACGAAGCGCTGGCCGGAGGACCAGTTCCCGCTGCTGCCGGTAGGCCGCATGGTGTTGAACAGGAACCCGGACAACGTGTTCGCGGAAACCGAGCAGTCGGCGTTCGGCACCGGCGTACTGGTCGACGGCATCGACTTCTCCGACGACAAGATGCTGCAGGGCCGGACCCTGTCGTACTCGGATACGCAGCGCTACCGCGTGGGTCCCAATTACCTGCAGCTGCCGGTCAACGCGCCGCAGGAAGGCGCCCGCGCCCGCACCAACCAGCGCGACGGCCAGATGGCGTACGCCGTCGACGATGGCGGCACCAACAAGCACATCAACTATGAGCCGAGCAGCCTGGGCGGCCTGCAGGAGGCGCCGAAACCGGCCAGGGAATACCGCCAGTGGGTCGAAGGCCACCTGGGCCGCTACCAGACCAGCCGCACGCTGGACGACTATCGGCAGGCGGGCGAGCGCTGGCGCACGTTCGAGGAGTGGGAGCGCGACGAACTGGTGAAGAACCTGGGCGACGACCTGCGGCAGTGCCCGGAAGTGATTGCGCTGCGCATGGTGTGGCATTTCTGGCACTGCGACGAAACGTACGGCCGCCGGGTCGCCGAAGCGGCCGGCATCGACCTGGAAAAGGCCCGCGCGCTGCAGCCACTGCCGGGCAAGCCGGCGCCGAAGCAGCATCGTGCCGTGCCCGCCTATACGGATGGTACGCCGGAGGGTACGGCCCGGCAATCGGAGCCCGCAACGGCGAAGTGA